In Glycine max cultivar Williams 82 chromosome 4, Glycine_max_v4.0, whole genome shotgun sequence, the genomic stretch aaagggaTTTTAGTTaattgaaagaataaaatttcaaattttattttcaagagagtgaattttaaattctcaaaAGCAAGTTCTTTCCGTACTTCGAAGACACGAATAAATTCGAGACAGTTTTCAACCGCTTTGATGCCCACGACGACGACAAGATCTCCGCCGACGAGCTCGACAGCGTGCTTCGGTCGAGTTTCATGAAGCAAGCACGaaaatctaattcaattttCTGCTTTTTTCTTCTCCTAATTCTTAGTTTTCAATACGAACTCGAACCAAACGGTGGTTCAGACATACAACAAGACGACCTACCTGCCTACCTGAACTGCACCGCCGATTATTCCAACAATGGGACCTTTGTGTACAACAGCGGAAGCCGTGGTTTCGGCGAAGCGTTGTTTTGTTGATCATAGTTGAACTGAACTACTTCTTCTCCGACGCTGATGACTTACATAtaaaaattttctctttttttttataatcttgttctttctctattatataattcaaaaaataaaacactagTTTATCTACATGCTCGGTTGTGACACATTACAAAGTAGAAAATCCGGGACAGTAATTTTTTAGCATCGTATAATAGTAAAACccgattttcaaattttcaatatgcAATCATGAGTTACAGCCGGTTTAATTTAGTGACTAATGTTGGAAACTAAAAAGTTGAATAGAAAGGTCACCTATAAGATTGGAAAgtgggtaaattttttttttaatcatagattgactaaaattgaaaatgcTCCATGTCCATGCTTTAGCATTTCTTATGTGACTATATTATtgtacttaaaataaaatttcaactttGATTCAACACTAAGTATTGAGTtgggttttgtttttttccttttattttagcTATCAAGAATGCTTGAATAAGAGAAACGAGGCTAACCTGAAAGCATGTGCAGCTGAATTTGACCTGTGAAAATTTAAGCCTTTAAATATACAAAACCATGCGATGTTCATTAAGCACATGGCGACAGAGTAGcattgtttttaatatattttttttatcacgtcATTGATCGTCACTTGTTGAAATGGAAGACTTCAAAATCCGATACATGTCTTTCAATTTGTGACATGGCCCTAATTTTAAAAGAGACAAAGCACTCTCACGGTATACAAAACCCAAAGTcgacaatattatttaaaaacaataaaaattgaagaCAAAGGGAGGCAAACTAATCAAACACTCAACTCTAAATATCCTTTATTCTTatgaatgaattttgcagcagCCAACTAGGCATGTTAGTCAATATTATTGCTAAAGCAATTCCACATATTCGCCTCCTATGAGGGATTTATCAAGAAAGTAATGGTTTCGAcagagaaattttatttttaatatatattttttcaaagtcAAATTCAGCCAACCTACCCCAGCTGTACAATGAACATACTGTTCCACACTATCCGttcatatttaatattgaaATGAATCAGGAAAAAATGTGTACCATAATAGGTGCGCGCATACATACACACgatgtataaatttaattttgttcaaaaaaatattaattaattaaaaatcatttcaaataaaatgacTAGGATTACAAACAGAGCTTATGTTATGGCAAACAGAGTAACATACACTCCAAAAAGCTGGATTAAAAATGATctacaaataaagaaaagaagggcatccaatcaaatatataataagaccAGTCATGGCTAATGAGAAAAACAATATGATAAATTGATACCCTTTGCACTGTTGGTTATATCAGATAGAGATCCCCAGAGCTTGGAATCTATCCTTTGcaaaaacaaatcaaagctTGCCACAAGCTCTGTCTGTCTCCCTCTGTTGTGCTCTGCTTCAGGAGCCAACAAAATCCAATATCAAACCTTGATATTGCAATATTACAAATATCCTAATCCAATCCAAACTTGGCAAAGCTTAGTGAAGAAGAGTAGCCAATGGAGGCTGAAAGGCCCCCACTTCCACAACACAACTCTCACACAAACAAGAAGCCCTTCTCTCGACTAAACCAATACGTAGCCACAACCAGAGTTGGGAAATGGTTCAAGCTCTCCCAACGCAACTCCACCTTCACCACCGAGCTCCGTGCCGGCACCGCCACCTTCCTCACCATGGCCTACATCCTCGCCGTCAACGCCTCCATCCTCTCCGACTCCGGCGGCACCTGCTCCGTCTCCGATTGCGTCCCTCTCTGCTCCGACCCATCCACCCCTCTCTCCGCCTGCTCAGGCCCATCCCTCCGCGTCATCCAGCCCGACGTCTCATGCAAATTCAGCCCAGTTAACCCGGGCTACGCGGCCTGCCTCGAAAACACGCGCAAGGACTTAATCGTGGCCACTATAGCCTCCTCCCTCATTGGCTGCTTCATCATGGGCACCTTCGCGAACCTCCCTTTGGGCCTCGCCCCGGGCATGGGCTCTAACGCGTATTTTGCTTACACCGTCGTGGGCTTCCACGGCTCCGGCAACGTCTCCTACCAAAGCGCCCTCGCCGCAGTCTTCATCGAAGGAACAATCTTCCTCCTCGTCTCGGCAATCGGGCTTCGCGCCAAGCTCGCCAAACTCGTCCCCAAGCCCGTGAGAATAAGCTCCTCGGCCGGAATCGGGTTTTTCTTAGCCTTCATCGGGCTTCAAAACAACCAAGGTATCGGGCTCATCGGGTACAGCCCATCCACCTTAGTCACCCTCGGCGCCTGTCCAAGCTCCTCACGTGCCTCCCTCTCACCCGTCTTAACGGCGGCTAACGGCACCGTTAGTTTACTACCCGGCGGGAGCGTCTCGGGTGATATCCTCTGCCTGAAAGACAGGATGGAAAGCCCAACCCTCTGGCTGGGCCTCGTGGGCTTCGTTATAATCGCGTACTGTCTGGCGAAGAACATCAAAGGCGCGATGATATACGGCATCGTTTTCGTCACGGTTGTGTCGTGGTTCCGTGGCACCAAAGTGACGGCGTTTCCGAACACGGACGCGGGTAACTCCGCGCACGAGTACTTGAAGAAGGTGGTGGATGTTCACACGATAAAAACCACTGCAGGGGCACTGAGCTTCAAGAACATTGGAAAAGGGTATTTTTGGGAGGCCGTGGTGACTTTCTTGTACGTTGACATTCTCGACACGACAGGAACGTTGTACTCCATGGCGCGTTTCGCGGGCTTCACCGACGAGAAGGGGGACTTCGAGGGACAGTACTTCGCCTTCATGTCGGACGCCACGTCGATCGTGGTGGGCTCCTTGCTCGGAACCTCGCCGGTGACAGCGTTTATCGAGTCGTCAACGGGGATCAGGGAGGGTGGGAGAACGGGGATCACGGCGTTGACGGTGGCGGCGTATTTCTTTTTAGCGTTTTTCTTCACGCCGTTGCTGGCGTCGATACCGGCGTGGGCGGTGGGGCCGCCGTTGATTCTGGTGGGGGTTTTGATGATGAGATCGGTGGTGGAGATTGATTGGGAGGACATGAGAGAAGCGATACCGGCGTTCGTGACGCTCATTCTGATGCCGTTGACGTATTCGATTGCTTATGGGCTTATTGGTGGGATTGGGACATACATTGTGTTGAACCTTTGGGATTGGGGATGGGAGGGTTTGGGGCACTTTGGGCTTGGGAAGAAAACAACTACAGCAGCAGCAATGGCTTCGGATGAGGATTCCCATCATCATCATGGGGTCAATGGGATACTACAAAATCAACATTCTCCACAAAATCCAACTGCTAAAGCACTACAACTAGAGCCTTAGTTTTAGGGCTATGTGGTTCTGTTCTGGATGTAATAATGTGCCCCTTTTTTCCCTTATTGATACATCAATTTCACAAGGTTGAAGAATTCTTTGTGTAgggaattttcttcttcttcttattattattatgctacGGGAAATATATTCCAATTCCATGTcctattttacatatatttttcttcgcgcgatttttatttttgttcaaagGGGGGAAATAAATAAATCGAAAATTGGGTTTTTTCAAACATGTCTCGATCGTACTCTTTCATAGTTTTGCAGTGTTTGGACTTATTGTTTCCAAGTTTTGTGCCGAGGATTCGGCTAAAGTGCATCTTAGGTTTGGATCACATATTCCATGATGATctctttattaatttgtttattcatAACAAGATATTTATGAATGAGGACTTATTTAAATATACTGCTTTTTAAGACGTGTACCACATTTTTGAGGTAGAATGAAGATACCAAGTGAGAACAGAAAAATTATGAACATCACAAacgatatgataaaaaaatgattccATGCATACTATTTTAATTCTCTCCCACTAATAAACTGATATTAATGGGTTTTATAAAAATGTGGTATAAatgataagaaaacaaaaataggaaTAAATACTTTCTCGGTTTCTTTGGGTAAGTGGCAATTTGTAATAAAACGTTAACTTGTTAAATATCTCCTTTGTTCTTGTGGGACAATTAATATGTCTTCCTCATCCACCAACGTCATTTGCAAAGAGAACAGACATGtatccaccaccacctccatctAAAAAGCACCAAATATTTTTTGtgacaaattaatatatatgaaaactTTATGTTTTGGGTTCGAAATTCCATTCTAGAATGTGCAAATCTTTTGTGTGGAGGATGCCAACTTGTCTTCTTCTTAATGTATCAGTGGAGGATTCACCAGCTTCTTTCTCAGAACTCTCGGCTATGGGGTCCTTGATATATAGAGCACTTGTGAAACTAAGTAGATTAGGTCGTAGTAATGCTTCCACCTAAGTGAACAAATAGCTACGTTCTAAGACCGTATACGACATAATCACCTCATGTTGCTCCAGCCTCCAGGGTTCTTAattaagtcattttttaaaacaaaaatcctcGACGTTCTATTGTCGTGGGTGGAAGTTGTAGAAAACCTGTGTTTTCAACAACGCTTAACCCAAAcagattttttctttcattttcataaaacagttttttaattattttagaaaaaataattttaaatcttcttacattatttttatattaattctgTACGTACTTATATGGTAAGTGATACGATGTAGGACACACGGGATGCGATTTGACTCTGGCATGGAGATTGAGAGGAATTAGAGAGAGATTTATGAAAAACATgcgatttaaaat encodes the following:
- the LOC100787924 gene encoding adenine/guanine permease AZG1; its protein translation is MEAERPPLPQHNSHTNKKPFSRLNQYVATTRVGKWFKLSQRNSTFTTELRAGTATFLTMAYILAVNASILSDSGGTCSVSDCVPLCSDPSTPLSACSGPSLRVIQPDVSCKFSPVNPGYAACLENTRKDLIVATIASSLIGCFIMGTFANLPLGLAPGMGSNAYFAYTVVGFHGSGNVSYQSALAAVFIEGTIFLLVSAIGLRAKLAKLVPKPVRISSSAGIGFFLAFIGLQNNQGIGLIGYSPSTLVTLGACPSSSRASLSPVLTAANGTVSLLPGGSVSGDILCLKDRMESPTLWLGLVGFVIIAYCLAKNIKGAMIYGIVFVTVVSWFRGTKVTAFPNTDAGNSAHEYLKKVVDVHTIKTTAGALSFKNIGKGYFWEAVVTFLYVDILDTTGTLYSMARFAGFTDEKGDFEGQYFAFMSDATSIVVGSLLGTSPVTAFIESSTGIREGGRTGITALTVAAYFFLAFFFTPLLASIPAWAVGPPLILVGVLMMRSVVEIDWEDMREAIPAFVTLILMPLTYSIAYGLIGGIGTYIVLNLWDWGWEGLGHFGLGKKTTTAAAMASDEDSHHHHGVNGILQNQHSPQNPTAKALQLEP